The following nucleotide sequence is from Populus nigra chromosome 15, ddPopNigr1.1, whole genome shotgun sequence.
ATTCTAAgattaattatatgtattaaaGTTTgaggtcaaattgtaattttaaagagttaatttggtcaatcaagggcttaattgcataaatattaaagtttgatgggcaaataaggacttaattgaagaaatctaaaATCAATGATCAAACTGGAAAATGCATGTGAATATAAAAgttgaaattgaccaaatcagaggccaaattaaataaattagaagtttGTTGTCAATTGAGAGTCAAAATACACAAATTCAGAACcataaccaaaatgaaaaagacgGTCAACTTAAGGGCTAATATTTGAGTTTGGAACTATGGCAGGTGTTAAATTGCAtacaattaaaaagttttttttgttaattaaggATGTATATGCCATAATTGGAAGAACAATGACTAAATTGAGACCAtttcaaatctcaaattaaaaaccttaatttctaGGGTTTTAACCCAAACAATGCATCATTTAGCttcattcattttctttcttggcAATTCATGATGATTAGGTTCGCACCTTCCAAGAGCTTATTTTAAAGTTCTAGACCTCCAAATGGCATGAGGTTTTTTGCAAATGGAAGAAGAACATCTTCTCTACAACCctattttcataaaatcagACGTTTACATCTCAATCATAGAAGTCCCTAACATCTTGTTCCTAATTAgtcatcatttaattttcagATTTGAGGCTGATCAGGTAGGCACATTGAACGAATGAATGTGGAGCTACAAACCTTTAAATTGAGTAAGAATGGATCCAAATGAAAGGTGTGCACCCTTTTTACTAGATCTAGGTGGTCTCAGGTGATGATGACATCGGAATTACTTCGATGAAGCTTTGAAAGTGGAAAACTCAATCAACTCCAACAATGCAACTATCTTGCAAAAAATGActcatgttttatgttttttgttagttttttagatTCAAACATCTTTATGTATGATATTGTGACttgttgggataaaaaaaaaatgctttaaaagcaaaaaatgcCATTTTTCTGGGTTTGATAGAGGCTGccttttctgaaaattttcttagctttctaggCATGTTTTTTATGGTCTTGGAAAAAACATTTCCTTCACCCTTAGATTTGGACCAAGTTTAGTCCATTTCTTTGCACATAACCCTTTCTTTTGCATGACTAACCAATAATCTAGTGTTTATTTACGCCAATAACATGtctataatgatttttaattttagaattttggaTTTGAACTGAAACCTATTTTGTCCAAATCATGATgatttaatgaaaaatgaagtgaatgaacccttaattttttatcattgaatgATTTGCAACCTTTTTATGCTTCTGATTTCATGAAATCTAGAGTGGATTTGAGTTCATGTTATTGGGTTTATTTTGGGTGTTCTTCGCACgctttattttttgtgtgtttgataCATTTTGTTCAaagaatttttaagtttttatatttttctaggtgtttaatctgtttttttactttagttttgttttttagattcatTTTTAGATGTTACTTTGTTTTAAACCAGTGACTTAATTTCTTAACTTGCTGGCGATTTGAAGAAAGGGAAAATGAGAAAGGGTAAAGGGGGTGGGTGGGCAAGGGAGTGGGGATTGGGAAAGGGGTTAGCAGATTGCCAAAATTATGAAATCATGAAAGTGGTCTGGTTTACCGATTTAACaagtttgattgattttaagcGAGTTTGATCGGATTTTACCgattttattggttttcgagtttttaacctgattttacatgttttatatgttttgacttgtaaaatcaaGTCAAAAGGCGTTTTTAATAACATTACGTATCGGAATGTTAATACTTtctctttatataatttttttctcatattttaagaTCCTATAGagttcttaataaataaaatattaagtgattaaaatattaggtttggaataaataacaataattcatTGTCCTATAGAGTACCAGTTTTTAGAGGTCGTTTAGTAACGAGGTTGCATCTGtgttttaaacaaaacacaGATGCAACCCGTttggtaaaggaaaaaaatagtttattgttCATGAGTCCCAcagttcatgctaattaattagcatgaacataGCCAACTCCACTGTTCTGGTCGAATCGGTTCCGATTCAAAGCtcaaaatgcattgaaccaggtccgacctagtaaaataaaaattattttttatcttttaattgttatttatttgaaaaactagtgtttaacattattcaatgacactacataaattagacatggatcgcttgatgacgtagcatttgtagaatttaatcgtaattccaattttgttcctgattatattttacctgatgttgttgcgcgcttaagaaaagaaaaaactatagtccttgtcggatgtatttcatacgtgatggaactgtagatagtttaatggaacaataaaaaatattttatataaagtattatttatttcatgatgtaataacaatagttaaatctacaatatttaaattaaaaaccatcaatattaatatatattttttaaaattattttataacctcaattttaaaagtattattaatcaaacacattaaactattttttgttcaaccttaatttcaatcacagttttaatcaaatatatattttttcaaactaatctcaactaaaattaatttttataaaataatttttttcaaatcacaacacAACAACACCAAACAGGTCCGGGGTCTGGGTGAGTGGGAGCGGGGGGTCAGATCAAGATTCTAGCTAGATTTTATACAAACGCCGAGCCTGCACAAGTAGGGTCAATAACTCAACAATGTCAAAGAGCAGCAGCTCAAAGGTGATAACATGCAAAGGTATGTTCGGAATCTGCGGTGTGGTGTGTGTAGTGTAGGGTGGGTGGGTGCGTAGGGTGGGTGGGAGCGGGGGGTCAGATCAAGATTCTAGCTAGATTTTATATAAACGCCGAGCCTGCACAAGTAGGGTCAATAACTCCTCAACAATGTCAAAGAGCAGCAGCTCACAGGTGATAACATGCAAAGGTATGTTCAGAATCTGCTGCATATGCTTGCAAATTTGCGTTGGCAATTTCTTTCACTGTAATCCTTCATTTATTTTGGCCTGGGATGTGTTGTGGCAGCGGCAGTATGCTGGGGAGTAGGGGAGCCATTGAAGGTGGAAGAGATACAGGTGGAGCCACCAAAGTTTTCTGAGATTCGTGTGAAGGTGTTATGTGCTAGTTTATGCCATACCGATACCTTACATGCCAAAGGATCCCTGATTGTTAGTATTACAACTTGCCTCACAAGTTATCAATTAACTTTGTTAActtctttgttaatttaattcacCTATATATCTTGCTTTTCAGCCTCTTTTCCCTCGAGTCCTAGGCCATGAAGGAGTTGGGTACGTTAGCCTTGACGatgtatgtttatatatattccCTAATTGTCTAAATCTAACATGTATGTAACGTAGGGTGGTGGAAAGCATAGGTGAAGGAGTAAGAGATCTTAAAGAAGGAGACCTTGTGATTCCAGCCTACCTTGGGGAGTGCCAAGAATGTGAGAATTGCTCCTCTGGGAAGACCAATTTATGCTTGAAGTACCCGTTCATCCTCAATGGGCTAATGCCTGATGGCACTTCAAGAATGTCAATTAATGGACAAAAATTGTATCACCTTTTTACGTGCTCAACATTGTCTGAATACATGGTGATTGATACCAATTACGTTGTCAAGATTGATTCAAGCATAGATCTTCCTCATGCAAGCTTCCTTTCATGTGGGTTCTCAACTGGATTTGGGTCAGCCTGGAGGGAAGCTAATGTTGAGAAGGGATCGAGTGTTGCTGTCATTGGTCTAGGTGCTGTTGGATTAGGGGTATTGCAAATTAATgcgttgcttcttcttcttcttcttttttccccttttggTCCTTAATTTTCCTTAAGCACTAGTCAATGAATCAGATTTGATTATTAATGGTGATTCTTTGTACAAATTCCAGGCCATAGAGGGAGCTAGAATGCAAGGGGCGGCAAAAATAATCGGAATAGacaagaatgaaaagaaaagggagaaaggGCAAGCCTTTGGAATGACTGATTTTATAAACCCGGAAGAATACGTCAACAAACCTATTTCAGAACTGATAAAAGACATAACAGGTGGATTGGGTGTGGATTACTGCTTTGAGTGCACCGGTGTCGGACCCTTGATTAACGAAGCCCTCCTGGCAACAAAACCAGTAAGTTTCTGCTTCTCTTAGCCCAGGTGCACTGTGCTATATTAGGTTAACTTGGCATATCAACCAGGTTAAATTGGATTAATTCTgagctatttattttttatatctggTCTGAATTATGAGGCGGGTTACTTGGGTCTCAAATAGACTTCTCAAGCTAGTCCGagtttaaaaacttgatttaaagATGCATGGATACTATATTAagagttgacttttttttttttatctgatgtCAGGGGAAAGGAGAAACATTTATAGTTGGTGCTGGAGCTGATCTAACCGTGTCCATCGACTTCCTACCTCTAATTTGTGGTGGAACTTTGAAGGGTTCTGTTTTCGGGGGGCTCCAAATTAAATCCCATCTCCCCATTTTACTTGACAAATGCAAAAATAAGGTATGTTTctgtttaaatatatattagctTCATGTAGAATGAATATcagatcttttattttatatccttGTTTCTGTTTCTTCAGCGGGGTATGTTtctgtttcttgtttttctattctttctatCTTGAAAAAACTAACCAGATTAATGCAACTGGTGTGCATGATTTTATGTAGGAATTCAATCTGGATGAACTTTTGACCCATCAAGTTATGTTGGAAGATATAAACAAGGCTTTTCAGCTACTGAAGCAAGAAGACTGTCTCAAGGTCCTTATCAAGATGTAACGAGTTTAATACGATAGAGTATGGACTCTTGAATAAATAAGGCGTTTAAAAAAATGGTACCATAACTtctaataaaaactttaaatgcTGTATCACACTATTAACTCTAAGAGTTAATACGAATATGTTAATAACTCAACGATATTATTTGTGTTTAGTAATACTCCAATTTTAGCTTCTCCcaaaaattttcttgtttttttttatagatattttcaATAACTTTTAACGATCAATATAGTTCTATGCAAAATGTAATACTCCAATTTTAGATTCTCCGAAAAATTTTCTCATATGTTACTTTACTTTTGAtcagaaaaatctaaaaaaaattaagaaacaaaaatatatttttttcggGTCAATCGTTTTTTTCCCATCAAAACCGAGTTCACCTGCTTAATATAGGTCAAACCGTGTTGAccacgataaaaaaaataagtttcaggCCATCTCGAGTCAAAATTGTCATTTTCGATCAAAATTAATCTCATCGGGTTAGTACCAGCCAAACCATGTTGACcaagggtaaaaaataagtttcctactgtttttggtcaaaaccattattttttcaaaatcaagtttACCAGGTCAATACGAGTGAAATCTCTTGTTGTTGTGTTTCCTAGATATAAATGTTCGTCTCTCCTTACCATtgtaactttgaaaaaaaattaataagaatatGTTAATAACTCAAGTTTTTCTTCGTGCCGgtaagatattgattttttaaaaaacaatttaaaaaatactaaaaatatcctaatcattat
It contains:
- the LOC133674295 gene encoding 8-hydroxygeraniol oxidoreductase-like, which encodes MSKSSSSQVITCKAAVCWGVGEPLKVEEIQVEPPKFSEIRVKVLCASLCHTDTLHAKGSLIPLFPRVLGHEGVGVVESIGEGVRDLKEGDLVIPAYLGECQECENCSSGKTNLCLKYPFILNGLMPDGTSRMSINGQKLYHLFTCSTLSEYMVIDTNYVVKIDSSIDLPHASFLSCGFSTGFGSAWREANVEKGSSVAVIGLGAVGLGAIEGARMQGAAKIIGIDKNEKKREKGQAFGMTDFINPEEYVNKPISELIKDITGGLGVDYCFECTGVGPLINEALLATKPGKGETFIVGAGADLTVSIDFLPLICGGTLKGSVFGGLQIKSHLPILLDKCKNKEFNLDELLTHQVMLEDINKAFQLLKQEDCLKVLIKM